In one Brassica oleracea var. oleracea cultivar TO1000 chromosome C9, BOL, whole genome shotgun sequence genomic region, the following are encoded:
- the LOC106319496 gene encoding polyadenylate-binding protein RBP45A: MQQPPQNAIGAGQQIPSDQQAYHQQQLSWMMQQQQQQGQQWNLQQQQSAPSQGQQPYGVGSQNPGSDNEIRSLWIGALQPWMDENYIMTVFAQTGEVQSAKVIRNKLTGMCEGYGFVEFANHAAAERVLQTYNGTQMPNSDQTFRLNWAQAGAGERRQAEGPEYTIFVGDLAPEVTDFMLAETFSSVYASVKGAKVMMDRSTGRTKGYGFVRFGDESEQMRAMVEMNGQYCSSRPMRLGPAANKKPLTMLPGMYQDTQGGGNPGESDPSNTTIFVGALDASVTDEELRAVFGQFGELTHVKIPPGKRCGFVQYATRASAEHALLNLNGTQLGGQSIRLSWGRSPNNQAQPHQAQWNGGGGYYGYPPQPQGFEPYGHGAPRPQDPSAYYGGGYGGYGNYQQQRQ; encoded by the exons ATGCAGCAGCCACCACAAAACGCCATCGGAGCAGGGCAGCAGATCCCATCTGACCAGCAAGCCTATCACCAGCAGCAACTCTCGTGGATGATGCAACAGCAACAGCAACAGGGCCAGCAATGGAACCTGCAGCAGCAGCAGTCAGCGCCGTCACAGGGTCAACAGCCCTACGGAGTCGGATCTCAGAATCCAGGATCCGATAACGAGATTCGCTCCTTGTGGATCGGTGCCCTGCAGCCTTGGATGGACGAAAACTACATCATGACCGTCTTCGCTCAGACCGGCGAG GTTCAATCGGCTAAAGTGATTCGCAACAAGCTGACTGGTATGTGCGAGGGTTACGGATTCGTTGAGTTCGCCAACCACGCTGCAGCTGAGCGTGTGTTGCAGACCTACAACGGTACTCAGATGCCCAACTCTGACCAGACCTTCAGGCTGAACTGGGCTCAGGCCGGGGCTGGTGAGAGACGCCAAGCTGAAGGGCCTGAGTACACTATCTTTGTGGGCGACCTGGCTCCGGAAGTCACTGACTTCATGCTCGCGGAGACGTTTTCGAGCGTGTACGCGTCTGTCAAGGGGGCGAAAGTTATGATGGACAGGAGCACTGGACGGACGAAGGGTTATGGTTTTGTTAGGTTTGGGGATGAAAGTGAGCAGATGCGTGCGATGGTGGAAATGAATGGTCAGTACTGCTCGAGTAGGCCTATGCGTCTTGGTCCGGCTGCCAACAAGAAGCCTCTTACAATGCTGCCAG GCATGTATCAGGACACCCAAGGAGGAGGAAATCCTGGAGAAAGCGATCCAAGTAACACAACT ATATTTGTTGGTGCTCTGGATGCTAGCGTTACAGACGAAGAATTGAGGGCAGTTTTTGGTCAATTTGGAGAACTAACTCACGTGAAAATACCTCCAGGGAAGCGTTGTGGATTCGTTCAGTATGCCACCAG GGCGTCTGCGGAGCATGCACTTTTAAATCTGAATGGAACACAATTAGGTGGACAAAGCATCCGTCTTTCATGGGGACGTAGTCCGAACAACCAG GCACAGCCTCATCAAGCTCAATGGAATGGTGGTGGTGGGTACTATGGATACCCTCCACAGCCGCAGGGCTTTGAACCATATGGTCATGGAGCTCCTCGTCCTCAGGATCCTAGTGCGTACTATGGTGGCGGTTACGGTGGCTATGGCAACTATCAGCAGCAACGGCAG TGA
- the LOC106319442 gene encoding DEAD-box ATP-dependent RNA helicase 32, with protein sequence MGRPKKTRGMKKQMRLDEAEEVILLEQWIESQKPDSGSNPLALGPLPKDAKIGKLEDDGENGAVFSRYAGVRRFDQLPISDKTKRGLKEAKFVEMVDIQRAALPHALCGRDILGAARTGSGKTLAFVIPVLEKLHKERWGPEDGVGCIIISPTRELAAQTFSVLNKVGKFHKFSAGLLIGGREGVDVEKERVNHMNILVCAPGRLLQHMDETPNFECSNLKILILDEADRVLDSAFKGQLDPIISQLPKRRQTLLFSATQTKKVKDLARLSLRDPEYISVHAESVTATPTTLTQTVIIVPVEKKLDMLWSFIKSHLNYRILVFLSTKKQVKFVHEAFNKLRPGIPLKSLHGKMSQEKRMGVYSQFIERQSVLFCTDVLARGLDFDKLVDWVVQVDCPEDVASYIHRVGRTARFNASGKSLLFLTPSEEKMVERLQEARIPVKVTKANSDKLQEVSRLLASLLVNFPDLHTVAQRAFITYLRSIHKRRDKEIFDVTKLSIEDFSASLGLPFTPRIRFANLKTKKKGVFESSIALEPENDDEDNVVAPTRVVKKDLLGEDLEEDDFPLRPNEEGKGVEKSNKDEGVPMPGTRVSKNRKLKISQHRPSGSRVKFDEEGNPVAPLAIVAATTETEVALDEEARKDYYKKLGEQLRNVDHEDKKVEREKRREKRMKEKIKRKQGEMEEEEEEEGHEGSASSSEEIGRKRKRAKKMYFDDNGDGDEEKEGGKINTDAISISELEEMALKLITQS encoded by the exons ATGGGAAGACCTAAGAAGACTAGAGGAATGAAGAAGCAGATGCGCCTCGACGAAGCCGAAGAAGTCATCCTCCTCGAACAGTGGATCGAATCCCAAAAACCCGATTCAGGATCCAACCCGCTCGCTCTGGGCCCTCTCCCGAAAGACGCGAAGATCGGAAAGCTCGAAGACGACGGCGAAAACGGCGCCGTTTTCTCGCGCTACGCCGGCGTAAGGAGGTTCGATCAGCTGCCCATATCGGACAAAACGAAACGAGGGCTGAAAGAGGCCAAGTTCGTTGAGATGGTCGATATCCAGAGAGCTGCTCTGCCTCACGCTTTATGCGGAAGAGATATTCTCGGCGCGGCGAGGACCGGGTCGGGGAAAACTCTCGCGTTTGTTATTCCG GTGCTGGAGAAGTTGCACAAGGAGAGATGGGGTCCTGAAGATGGAGTTGGGTGTATTATCATATCTCCGACTAGGGAATTAGCTGCTCAGACTTTCAGTGTGTTGAATAAAGTTGGGAAGTTTCATAAGTTCAGTGCTGGCCTCTTGATTGGAGGTCGTGAAGGAGTTGATGTTGAGAAGGAGAGGGTTAATCATATGAATATTTTGGTGTGTGCTCCCGGTAGGCTTCTCCAGCATATGGATGAGACTCCAAACTTCGAGTGTTCCAATCTCAAG ATTCTGATTTTAGATGAGGCCGACCGTGTTCTTGATTCTGCATTCAAAGGGCAGTTGGATCCTATCATCTCGCAGTTGCCTAAGCGCAGGCAAACTCTGCTATTCTCTGCGACCCAAACAAAGAAAGTCAAGGATCTAGCAAGGCTCAGTCTGAGAGATCCCGAGTACATCAGTGTACATGCAGAGTCTGTTACAGCTACCCCAACTACCTTGACGCAGACTGTAATAATTGTCCCAGTTGAAAAGAAACTAGACATGTTATGGAGCTTCATCAAATCTCATCTTAATTACAGGATTCTTGTTTTTCTATCCACCAAGAAACAG GTCAAATTTGTTCATGAAGCGTTCAACAAGCTCCGGCCTGGAATACCTTTGAAGAGCCTTCACGGAAAAATGAGCCAAGAGAAAAGGATGGGAGTGTACTCTCAGTTCATTGAGAGACAATCTGTTCTCTTCTGTACCGATGTTCTTGCCAGAGGTCTTGATTTTGACAAGCTTGTGGACTGGGTTGTTCAG GTGGATTGTCCTGAAGATGTAGCTTCTTATATTCACCGAGTTGGGCGTACGGCTCGTTTCAATGCTTCAGGGAAGTCACTCCTCTTTCTAACGCCTTCTGAGGAAAAAATGGTTGAGAGATTACAAGAAGCTAGAATTCCTGTAAAAGTCACCAAG GCAAACAGTGACAAGTTGCAGGAGGTTTCTAGACTCTTGGCTTCTTTGTTGGTCAATTTTCCCGATCTTCACACTGTTGCGCAGAGAGCCTTCATCACATACCTGAGGTCCATTCACAAGAGAAGAGATAAGGAGATTTTCGACGTGACGAAGCTGTCCATTGAGGACTTCTCTGCTTCGCTTGGTCTTCCATTTACTCCTAGAATCCGATTCGCAAACCTTAAAACGAAGAAGAAAGGAGTGTTTGAGAGTTCAATCGCTCTTGAACCGGAGAATGATGATGAGGATAATGTTGTAGCACCTACTCGGGTTGTGAAGAAGGATCTTCTAGGTGAAGATTTAGAGGAAGATGATTTTCCTCTGAGACCAAATGAAGAGGGAAAGGGAGTAGAAAAATCAAACAAGGACGAAGGAGTTCCCAT GCCAGGAACTCGGGTTTCGAAAAACAGGAAGCTGAAGATCAGCCAGCACAGACCAAGTGGGTCCAGGGTTAAGTTTGACGAGGAAGGCAATCCAGTGGCTCCCTTAGCAATAGTAGCTGCCACAACTGAGACTGAAGTAGCCCTTGATGAAG AGGCAAGGAAGGATTACTATAAGAAACTGGGAGAGCAACTGAGGAATGTGGATCATGAGGACAAGAAAGTGGAGAGGGAAAAGAGGAGGGAGAAGAGAATGAAAGAAAAGATTAAGAGGAAGCAAGGAGAGATGGAGGAGGAGGAAGAAGAAGAAGGCCATGAAGGCTCTGCATCATCATCAGAAGAAATAGGACGAAAACGCAAAAGAGCAAAGAAGATGTACTTTGATGATAATGGTGATGGAGATGAAGAAAAGGAAGGAGGAAAAATCAATACAGATGCCATCTCCATATCTGAGCTTGAGGAGATGGCTCTCAAACTGATAACGCAGTCATGA
- the LOC106313600 gene encoding uncharacterized protein LOC106313600 isoform X2, whose product MEKESHEENNNHTVSGEVIAKRKPGRPRKHLKLDSTEQPRHIESDEAMVGQHVTGVIEATFEAGFLLSVKLGNSDTVLRGVVFRPGRCEPVSVDNDIAPHVPMITRNSHVTHQHGLPAKRGRKSRFREKRGDRALAPVPILPANPAMSNHPLVPVVENGSGSVPVHQGHMQTESQVSGGSNSKLFETLLTQVMKEGQVHNSTTRFTEPESEEQALSIEPLQAIHPVHPVHIPKPMPSYGRGKMTELLQENVRETHFSQGQ is encoded by the exons ATGGAGAAGGAAAGCCATGAGGAGAACAACAACCACACTGTCTCTGGTGAAGTCATTGCCAAACGGAAACCTGGTCGACCCAGAAAGCACCTCAAGCTAGACTCCACCGAGCAGCCTCGCCACATTGAAAGCGATGAAGCTATGGTTGGGCAGCACGTTACTGGCGTCATCGAGGCAACTTTTGAAGCCGGCTTCTTGCTTTCGGTTAAGCTTGGTAACTCAGATACCGTGCTTAGAGGTGTGGTGTTCAGGCCTGGTCGCTGCGAGCCTGTATCGGTTGATAACGATATTGCTCCTCATGTTCCAATGATAACAAGAAACAGCCACGTGACGCATCAACATGGATTGCCAGCTAAACGAGGTCGTAAATCTAGGTTCCGTGAGAAGCGTGGTGATAGAGCATTGGCTCCTGTCCCGATTCTTCCCGCTAATCCAGCAATGTCCAACCATCCTTTGGTTCCTGTCGTGGAGAATGGCAGTGGGAGTGTCCCGGTCCACCAGGGACATATGCAGACCGAGTCTCAAGTGAGTGGAGGTAGTAATAGCAAGCTGTTTGAGACGCTGCTTACACAAGTGATGAAGGAAGGTCAAGTCCATAACAGCACGACACGGTTCACTGAACCCGAGTCAGAAGAGCAGGCTCTGTCTATTGAGCCGTTGCAGGCGATACACCCGGTCCATCCAGTACATATCCCAAAACCTATGCCAAGTTATGGACGTGGCAAGATGACAGAGCTTCTTCAG GAGAATGTGAGGGAGACCCATTTTTCTCAAGGACAGTGA
- the LOC106313600 gene encoding uncharacterized protein LOC106313600 isoform X1, with protein MEKESHEENNNHTVSGEVIAKRKPGRPRKHLKLDSTEQPRHIESDEAMVGQHVTGVIEATFEAGFLLSVKLGNSDTVLRGVVFRPGRCEPVSVDNDIAPHVPMITRNSHVTHQHGLPAKRGRKSRFREKRGDRALAPVPILPANPAMSNHPLVPVVENGSGSVPVHQGHMQTESQVSGGSNSKLFETLLTQVMKEGQVHNSTTRFTEPESEEQALSIEPLQAIHPVHPVHIPKPMPSYGRGKMTELLQAVQENVRETHFSQGQ; from the exons ATGGAGAAGGAAAGCCATGAGGAGAACAACAACCACACTGTCTCTGGTGAAGTCATTGCCAAACGGAAACCTGGTCGACCCAGAAAGCACCTCAAGCTAGACTCCACCGAGCAGCCTCGCCACATTGAAAGCGATGAAGCTATGGTTGGGCAGCACGTTACTGGCGTCATCGAGGCAACTTTTGAAGCCGGCTTCTTGCTTTCGGTTAAGCTTGGTAACTCAGATACCGTGCTTAGAGGTGTGGTGTTCAGGCCTGGTCGCTGCGAGCCTGTATCGGTTGATAACGATATTGCTCCTCATGTTCCAATGATAACAAGAAACAGCCACGTGACGCATCAACATGGATTGCCAGCTAAACGAGGTCGTAAATCTAGGTTCCGTGAGAAGCGTGGTGATAGAGCATTGGCTCCTGTCCCGATTCTTCCCGCTAATCCAGCAATGTCCAACCATCCTTTGGTTCCTGTCGTGGAGAATGGCAGTGGGAGTGTCCCGGTCCACCAGGGACATATGCAGACCGAGTCTCAAGTGAGTGGAGGTAGTAATAGCAAGCTGTTTGAGACGCTGCTTACACAAGTGATGAAGGAAGGTCAAGTCCATAACAGCACGACACGGTTCACTGAACCCGAGTCAGAAGAGCAGGCTCTGTCTATTGAGCCGTTGCAGGCGATACACCCGGTCCATCCAGTACATATCCCAAAACCTATGCCAAGTTATGGACGTGGCAAGATGACAGAGCTTCTTCAG GCCGTGCAGGAGAATGTGAGGGAGACCCATTTTTCTCAAGGACAGTGA
- the LOC106315589 gene encoding protein translation factor SUI1 homolog, producing the protein MVELDIQVPLAYDPFAEAQDTDAPGTKEYIHVRIQQRNGKKSLTTVQGLKKEYSYEKILKDLKKDFCCNGNVVQDKVLGKIIQLQGDQRKKVSHFLVQTGIAKKDQIKIHGF; encoded by the coding sequence ATGGTTGAGCTAGACATCCAGGTACCATTAGCATATGACCCTTTCGCCGAAGCTCAAGACACAGATGCACCAGGAACCAAAGAGTATATCCACGTCCGTATCCAGCAGAGGAATGGTAAAAAGAGTTTGACGACGGTTCAAGGTCTGAAGAAAGAGTACAGCTACGAGAAGATTCTCAAGGATCTTAAGAAAGACTTTTGCTGCAACGGGAACGTTGTGCAGGACAAGGTGCTGGGCAAGATCATTCAGCTTCAGGGTGATCAGAGGAAGAAAGTTTCTCACTTTTTGGTTCAGACTGGGATTGCTAAGAAGGATCAGATCAAGATCCACGGGTTCTAG